Part of the uncultured Methanobrevibacter sp. genome is shown below.
TACCACAAGCTTTGAAGTTACTCAAACAGGAACCAACTTCAACATTATTGCTAATGCTACTGAAATTGTTTATGGTGGTGTGATTAGCATTACTCAGGGTCTTCCTGGTGATGCAACAGGTACTGTAACATATAAATTTGCTAATGGTACATTAATCAAAGTTTTAAGTGTCAAAGAGTCATTTGTATTGTCTGGTTTGGATGCTGGAAGTTATGTGGTTTATGCGGATTACTCAGGTGACGGCAGTCATGATTCTGCTCGTGACAGTATTACAATAATTGTTGATAAGGCAATTAATAATGTTGTTGTTAGTGTTGAAAACGTGACTTATCCGGATAATGTCACCATTAATGTTCTTGCGGATATTGATGGAACTTATCTGATTACTGTTGTGGGAACTACATTGGAAGTAAGTGTTGTAAACGGCGTTGGAAACTGGACTATGGCATTGGCGGTTGGAAACTACACTACAATTACCAAAATTGAGCTTCCAAATTATGATACTGTAGTTAAAGAAGCTGCATTTAGTGTTTTGCCGGTTGATGATTATGATTTCGGTATTGAGACTGTGGATAAAACCATTGTTTTCCATGCGCCGGCTGATGCAACAGGCAATGTGACTGTGACAATTGGAAATAAAACATATGTTGCCTCATTGGTCAACGGCAGTGCAAAGATTACTGTTCCGGAATTGGGCAATGGAGTAAATAATGTTGTTATTTCATATTCCGGTGATAACAAATATGCTCCAAGAGGTTATTCATCTAATGTAACAATTGAAACTAAAATCATAGCTTCTAATATGGTTCGCGGATACAATAGTGGTGTCGATTATCAGTTTAAAGTTGTTGACATTAATGGAAATCCTATAGCAAACAAAAAGGTTAAGATTAAAATCAAAAACAAATCTTACACTGTTAAAACCAATGGTAAGGGAGTTGCAAAACTTAATGTGAAATTATCTGTGGGATCATACAAGGTGATAATTATCAATCCTGACACTGGTAATGCAGTGACTAAAACTCTTAAGATTGTTAAAAGGCTATCTGGAAATAAAAACATTGCCAAATACTATAACAGTAACTTCAAATACAAATTTAAGGTCATTGGCAATAATGGTAAGGCTGTTGGAAAAGGAGTAAAAATTAAAGTTAAAATAGGTAAAAAAACCTACAGGCTCAAAACAGACAAGAAAGGTGTCATTACCATCAAGTTAACTAAGAAGTTCATTCCTAAAAAGTATACCGTTAAGGCAACATACAAAGGATATTCCATTAAAAACACTATTAAAGTAAAACAGGTAATATCCAGTAAAAAAGTAGTTACAGTCAAGAAATCTGCTAAAAAACTAGTCTTGAAAGCAAAATTGAAACAAGGCAAAAAGGTTCTTAAAAAGAAGACAGTGACATTCAAATTTAAGGGTAAAAAATACAAAGCGAAAACCAACAAAAAAGGTATTGCAAAAGTAACCGTTAAGAAAAATGTCATTAAGAAACTTAAGGCAGGCAAAAATTATAGATATGCAATTACTTACTTGAAGGATACCGTAAAAAGAACAGTTAAAGTAAGAAGATAATCTTTTTTATCTTCTTCTATTTTTTTTAATTTTTTGAAATAATATTCCTGCTCAAATGCTTATTTTCAGGCATGATAAAATTGATGTTTGCAATTATAAACTTATTTTAATGAGCTACACATTCAATTATTTTATTTTGCACTTTTAATCTGTATCTTTTTTCTAACTTGGTATTTTCTTGAAAAGTTTTATTATATATTAGTATAAAAAATATACTTGCTGTTATATTTAAAAACTAGTATTGAAGGGATTGCTATTTTTTTCAGCGTGTACTAAAATTTAGAGAGTTGTTTAAATGAATTATGATTTGATTATTGCCAGATATGGTGAAATAGGGCTTAAAAGTCCTAAAATAAGGTCACGTTTTGAAAGAAAGCTAGTTAAAAATATTAAGGCTACTTTTGATTGTGATGTGGATAGAAATCAGGGAAGAATATATATTCATCCTAAGGATTTTGAAGATGGTGTGGAAAAGTTAAACAGGGTATTTGGTGTTGTATCCTATTCTCCTGCAACTTCAACACATACAAGTTATGAAGACATTGACAAGACATTAACGGAATATGTTGAAGAATTAATCCGGGAAAATTTGATTGATGAAAACACTAAATTTGCAATTAAATGCCGTCGTGTGGGAAAGCATGACTTTACTTCACAGGAAATGGCAGCTCACTGTGGAGGTGTTGTAAGAAATGTTGTTTTGGCTCCCGTTGACTTGACAAATCCTGATTTGACAATCTTTGTTGAAGTAAGGGAAGATGACACTTACATTTTTCATGAAAAAATAAAAGGTCCTGGAGGATTGCCGTTAGGAACCCAGGGAAAAGTTGTCGTGCTGCTTTCAAGCGGTATAGACTCTCCGGTTGCAGCATATCTGATGATGAAAAGGGGTTGTGAAGTTGTAGCTTTACACTGTAACAATGACCCATTTTCAGGTCCAAAAGTTACTGAAAACTTTAATCTATTGGTGGATCAGCTTAATATTTATGCCAAAGGCACTCCTATTAAAAGGAGAGTTATCGATTATGGGGAGTATTTGACTGTTGCTAAAGAGAAGGCTCCTGAGAAAATGACCTGTGTTTTATGCAAATCCGGAATGTATAGGATAGCCGAAAAATTGGCTTTAAAATTGGGTGCCGATGCGATTGTTGACGGAAGCAGTGTCGGCCAGGTCGCTTCACAGACTTTATCAAACATATTGGCGACCAGATATGGTGTGGATATGCCTATTTTATCTCCATTAATTGGTTTGGATAAGGAAGAAATTACAGAAATTGCTAAAAAGATTGGAACATTTGAAATTTCCAAAATAGATGATGGCGGATGCAGTGCTGTTCCAAGATATCCTGAAACCCGTGCTGATTTAGAGCGTGTTAAAAAAGCATGTGAAGATATGAATCAGAATGTTGAAATCGAAAAGGCTTTTGATAATATTAGAAGACTCGATTGAGTTTTCATATTTTCTTTTTTTTAGTTGAATTATTTTGCTAGGACTTTGTTGACGAAATCTATGCTTACATCTACTGTTTCAGCTATTTCTTCAGCTTCAAATCCTTTTTTGTTAAGGTTGATTATTACTTTTTTATTTTTTTCTTCTAGTTTTTCATCTACTTTTTGTTGTGCTACTCTTTGTGCGTAGTCTTCTACTATTTTCATGTTTCCACCTACGAGGTTTGATATTGTTCTGTTCATTGATTCGTTTGTCACGAATTTGTCGCATAGCATTAGGATTACTCCTTTTGCAAATTGTCCAATATCTTCTTTTAAATCTTTAATATTTGTTATTATTAGTGCTGAGTTTAATATTGCTTGTTCTATGTCTTCATCTGTTTTCATGAAACATAATAAACTTATCATGAGCAATTCTTTTTCACTAAAGTTTTTGTTGCTTTCTATTTTGGTATTCATGATATTTAAAAATTCATTTCCGTCATATTTTTTTAGTGAATGGATATATATTGGAAATCTTGATTCGGAATTAACTTTGTAGCATTTTGTTTTTTCAGCCTCTATAGTGCTTAACACATGCACTTCTATCGGTTTTTCAGATTTGATTTTGACGTGGTCGATTAAAGCAGTATAGAATCTGAACCTCCTTTTGTCATTAATATTGACATATGTGGATTGGAATTCAAGTATCACTATTTTGTCTTCAAGTTCAAAAACTAAATCTGGCTTGTACATTTTAGGATCAATTACTGAATATTCAGTTTGATGGACTTCTATAATTTTTCCTTTGATGTTGATTATTTCCATCAGCTTTTGACCATATATTTGTCCTTCATTTTTAAAAATCACATCTTCGTGAAACTTCATATGTTTCACCTCATAAAATTTAATTATATAATTGTCCTTTAATTTAAATTTAAAGTTATATAAATCTTTTTATTTGTATTTAAAGCAATATTTATTTTATTTTATAAAAATATATTATAATAAATTTTTATTTATGCATATGGAAAGTTGTGGGCTGTTTAATAAATTGTGATGGTGAAAAATTTCATGTCATTTCAAAAATCGATATTGGCTAACATAATAATATAAATACTATACATCATAAAAATAATAAATGTCTAGTAAATATCAATTTACTAATCGAGGTTATTAATATGAAAACTACTGTTAGTGTAATTAAAGCTGATATTGGAAGTGTGTCCGGACACTGTGTCGCACACCCTGAATTAATGGATATTTGTGATGAAGTTTTAAACGAAGCTTTAGAAGCAGGTATCTTAAAAGATTACTATATATCCCGTTGTGGTGACGACATCGACTTGATAATGACCCACGACAAAGGTGTAGAAAACGAAGAAGTACACAAAACTGCATACGATGCATTCATGAAAGCTACTGAAAGAGCACGTGAATTAAAATTATACGGTGCAGGTCAAGACTTATTATCTGATACATTCTCTGGAAACATCAAAGGTATGGGTCCTGGTGTAGCAGAAATGGAATTCGAAGAAAGACCATCCGACCCTGTGTTAATATTCTGCTGTGACAAAACCGAACCTGGTGCATTCAACTTGCCAGTATTCAGAATCTTCGCAGACCCATTCAACACTGCAGGTCTTGTAATCGACCCATCATTACACGATGGATTCAAATTTGAAGTATTCGATGTAATCGAACACAGAAAAGTTATCTTAAACTGTCCTGAAGAAATGTACGACCTTCTTGCATTAATCGGTTCCACCGGAAGATACGTAATCAAAAGAGTATGGAAGAAAAACGGTGAAATCGCAGCTGCAATAAGTACTGAAAGATTAAACTTAATGGCTGGAGAATACGTCGGTAAAGACGACCCAGTATGTATGGTTAGAGCACAATCTGGTTTCCCTGCAAACGGTGAATGTGTAGATCCATTTGCATTCCCACACATGGTAAGCGGATGGATGAGGGGATCTCACAACGGTCCTATGATGCCTGTTTCAGAAGCAGAAGCAAACCCAATCAGATTCGACGGACCACCTAGAGTAGTAGGATTAGGTTTCCAAGTAGCTAACGGTGAATTAATCGGACCAGTCGACTTATTCGATGATCCTGCATTTGACCCTACTCGTGAACAAGCTGCTAAAATCGCAACTTACATCAGAAGACACGGTCCATTCGAACCTCACAGATTACCTGCTGAAGAAATGGAATACACTTCACTTCCTGGTGTAATGGAAAAATTAGAATCCAGATTTGAAGATATGGATGAATAAATTTAAAGAGATTTTATTCTCTTCTTTTTTTTTTACTTTTTTTGACTTCGACTATTTTTTAAATTCTTCTAAAAAGTCTAGAAATAGATTTATAAATATTAGATAATCGTCGTTGTAAACGAAATCTCCTGCATCAAAGACATATATTTCCAGATTTTCTATTTTGTCCTTAAGAGGATATGCATCAAATTCGGGAGTATAATAGATGTCATCCGAAGAAATTGCAACTAATGTTTTTGCCTTAATGTTGGATAATTTGTCTTCAAGATTATAGTTTAATACTGCATTGTTTCTGTATTTAAAATCATAGATGTCAACATTCGAACTCTCTTCCACAAAAGTATCCATGTACAGGTCAAGTTCTTCTCGAGTAAATTTTTCAAATGCCCTTTTGGAAAAAATCTGGGAATTCAAAACCCACTATTTTTTTTTAATCATGTTTTGTGAGCGGTAATTATTGTAAAGCTGCTTGAATTAATGGTGATTGTGCAGTCATCCGCATCGACATAATAGTTTTTGCCTTCTTTTCTAACAGTGGAAGTGTCCTGTTTAAGTTTGGAGATGCAATATCCGACCGGTTCCTCATTGATTTTCAAATTTTTCTGTATTCTGCCAATTCCCATTTCAGTCGTATGGATCTTTTCAATATTTTCCAGAAGTGTTTTCTTGTGCATTTCAATACCTCATTTTTGCATCTTGGTAAATGGTATAATTAGTTATTTATATATTACAACCTAATTAATTATTATGTCATTTTTAAAATTCATTCTTAAAAATCCATTCAGGAGAAAAAATAGTGCAATACTGGCCATTGTGGGAATTGCAATAGGCATTATTGTCATTGTTGCTCTTGGTGGAATCACAGAAGGTTTGGTAAATACCTTTGAAGATACAATTCATGCGGGAGGTGCTGATTTCACTGTTTCAGGTAAGGAAACTGGGGATTCGGCTTATGGAACAAATACTATCAGTTCCAATTGGACGGAAAAAATAGCCAATGTCAGCGGTGTTGATGAAGCATTTCCAATCTATGTTGTACTGACGTCTGTTGGAGATGACTATATGAATACATTGATTGGTATTGATCCGAACGGTACGACTCTTGCAGATATTTCAATGAAAGAGGGCAGGATTTTTGAAGATAATTCATCTGAAGCCATTTTGGGTGAAATCTATGCTGAGGACAACAACTATTCTGTAGGTGACACAATCGATATTGACAGGGAAGAATTTAAAATAGTTGGAATTTACGAAACCGGTGACCAGAATATGGCTGGTGGTGTGTTTACCTCAATTTCCAAGGTCGGAGATCTGATGGATGATGAGGATTCAATTTCAAACATTTACGTCAAGGTAGATAAGGGGGAAGACCCTCAGGCTGTAGCTGATAGAATCGATTCGCAATATGGCGATAATATTACAACCGTCACATCAGTAATGGAAATGACTCAGATGGCGGACATGCTCAACATGCTTCAGGCATCAACATGGGCAATTTCACTTCTTGCAATTGTTGTCGGTGGATTGGGAATCATCAATACAATGTTGATGTCAGTATTTGAGAGAACACGTGAAATTGGTGTTTTAAAAGCTGTTGGATGGTCCAATGGAAAGATTTTGACCATGATTGTAGGCGAGTCATTAGTAATCACTATTGTCTCAGCCATTATAGGTTCTTTGATTGGTTTTGCAGCATGCACTATTTTGGGTCCTCAAATGGGTATTGAACCGTTATTCACTCCTAAGATATTCATCCAGGCATTTGCAATAGCTATTGTTGTTGGTATAATTGGTGGAATTTATCCTGCCCTAAAAGCGGTCAGGCTTCCTCCAACAGAGGCATTGAGGTATGAGTGAGGTGAGAACATGAATGTTGTTGATATGAAAAAAGTATATAAAAGCTATGAAGACGGAAAAATCAAGGCATTAAACGGTATTGATCTCACGATAACTGAAGGGGAATTTGTTTCAATCATAGGTCCGTCAGGTTCGGGAAAGTCAACCTTGCTCAACATGCTTGGGGCATTGGATATTCCGGATTCCGGCAGCATCAATGTTGCGGGCAGGGATTTGTCCTCCAATAAAAAGTTAAATGAATTCAGGGCAAGGGAGATTGGATTCATTTTCCAGCTTCATAATTTGATTCCGAATATTTCCGTTGCGGAAAATATTGAAATTCCGATGTATACTCAAAAGATGTCTTCCAATGAAATGAGAAGCAGGGCATTGAAACTTTTGGATGATGTTGGTCTTAAGGACAAGGCGGACATCAAACCTAACAAGTTGTCTGGTGGTGAACGTCAAAGGGTGGCAATCGCCCGAGCACTTGCAAATGACCCATCAATAATATTGGCAGATGAACCAACAGGATCACTAGATTCAAAGACAAGTACTAAAATCCTTAAGCAATTAATTGATTTGCACGATACTAAGAATGTAACATTGATAATTGTAACTCATGATATGGATGTCGCTAAACTTGCAGACAGAGTTATCGAAGTTTTGGATGGTGAAATAATATCTGCCGGCGATGACTCATTAATTAATAGTAAAATTGATGTTTAGGTTAATATCTATTCATCATTTATCTTTTTTTAAGTTATTTTTTCTTTAATTTGTATTTATCTTTAAGATAATGCTGTATTTTTAGTTTTTAGGTGTGATATTCTTTAATTTAATGTTTAGATGCTACAAATTAGATATTTTAAATTTGTTTTTCATAAAAAACTATATTGAAAAACTTCAATCGGATGAAATATAATTCCAATATCTTATTTTTTTTAGAAATTGTTCTTGCATTAAAATATTGTTTTAATTTATTAATATTGTTTTTACTCAATATTATTGCTTTCATTTATAACAAAAACCTTATTAAACTATTTATTTAAAATAATATTGGATTTTATTTCTTTTAAATAAAAAATGAGGTTTTATCATGCAAGAAGAATATAAATTTCAGAAAACTTTGTTGTATGTTTCTGATGAAGGAGAAGTTTCATTGGATGTGATTGTTGACCAAGAAGGAGAAACATTTTGGGCAACTCAAAAAACAATGGCTGAAGTGTTTGGTGTAAAAAAGAATACGATAAATTATCATCTTAAAAATATTTTTGCTGATGGTGAGTTAAACCAAAATTCAGTTGTTCGAAAAATTCGAACAACTGCTTCCGATGGAAAATCTTATAATAATAACTTCTATAATCTTGATGTGATTATTTCTGTAGGGTATAGGGTAAACTCTAAAAACGCAACAAGATTCAGAATATGGGCTACTCAGCAATTGAAAGAACTGATTATTAAAGGATTTGTTTTAGATGATGAACTGTTGAAAAACGGTTCAAGATTTGGCATTGACTATTTCAACCAGCTGCTTGAAAGGGTAAGAGATATCAGATCATCTGAAAGAAGATTCAATCAAAAAATCACAGACATCTATGCTACAAGCTTTGATTACAAAAAAGATGCTCAAGTAACTCGTGACTTCTTTGCAACTGTTCAAAACAAATTGATATATGCAGTTAGCGGTCACACTGCAGCTGAAATAATTGCAGATAGAAGTGATTGCGAAAAAATCAACATGGGATTGACAAATTGGAGCAATCCAAATGGCAAAATCATTTTGAGTGATGTTGTTATATCTAAAAATTATCTGAACGAAAGAGAATTAAAACGCTTGAATTCTTTGGTTGACGGATTTTTAACTCTTGCAGAATCAAGAGCATTAAATGAGATTCCAATGGCTATGAAAGATTGGAAAAAAGTATTGGATGACTATATTGATTTAAATCTTTTGCCTATTTTGGAAGGTAAAGGTAAAATTTCATCAACTGATGCTCAAAAAATTGCAAAGGAAGAATACGAAAAATTCAAAGTGATTCAGGATAGAAATTATCAATCAGATTTTGATAAGTTAATAATAGATATAAAAAGAATAGAAGGTTTTGACGTTTAGATGATTCCATGAATCATCCTTAAAGCATCCAAAAGGCCGTGGCTGTATTCAATGCAACCGAATGCAGTCCTCATGTCTTCTTTTTCAAGATAATATTTTGAATCGTTCCAGTAGTCAATGGCTCTGTCATAGACCTCTTTTTCCTTTCCTTCAAAGGTAATGTCTGCTACCTGATTCAAGTTTCTCTCTAATTTTGCAATATCCTTTGCTATCTTTTCGGGACTTTCCAACTCAGTCATTCAATTGCCTCCAAACATGCACTATTCTTTGTCCGACAGTAAAGTAAGATAATATTACCAGTATGTAAATGGTATATGTAAAGTAAATGTCTCCTGCAAAAAATCCGATTAATGACCCAACCATTAAAATGATCATACGAACTGCCCTTTCTGCAATTCCAATATTGCATTCCACTCCCTGTGATTCTGCTCTTGCCCTAACATAGCTTACACAAATCGCTGAATGGATTGCCAAAACGCCAACAAACCAGTCACAGTATCCCCCAAATATTATTCCAATGTATATGATTGCATCTGCGAATCTGTCCATTGTAGAGTCCAGAAATGCACCAAATTTGGATGACCTGTTATGGTACCTTGCAACAGCTCCGTCAATAACATCCAAAAGCCCTGAAAATAAGATGGCTATTGTTCCTAGGATTAGTAGATGATGTGCATATCCATAAGCTGCAACAACTGCAACAAATGGAGATATTACTGTTACAATATTCGGATTAATGTTTAAGTTTCTAGCAATTGGGTTCAATATTTTTGTTAAAAAGGGTCTTAGACTTTGAAGCATAATTTATATATAAATATTTCATCTAATATAATTGTTAGGTAATGAAAATGAAGATATTAAAAACCAGTATTGACGAATTGGATGAAAACATTATTGATGAGGCTATTCAGGTTTTATCTGATGGTGGTATTGTTTTATATCCAACCGATACTGTTTATGGATTGGGAGCTAATATTTTTAATAATGATGCGGTTAGAAGAGTGTTTGAAATTAAAAAAAGAAGTTTCCTAAAGCCACTTTCAATACTTGTCAGTGATGTTGAAGCCATCGACATAGTTGCAAGGGTTACAGTTAGGGAAAAGGAAATCATAAATGAGTATCTTCCGGGTCCTTATACATTCATTTTAACTAAGGAAAAAATTGTTCCTCGTGTCATTACAAGTGGATCTACACATGTGGGTGTAAGAGTTCCGAATAATGACATTTCGCGTAGGTTGGCGAGTTTGTTCCCAATAACAACAACCAGTGCAAATCTTTCAGACGAAGAAGTTCTGTCAAATCCTGATGATATCTTGGAACAGCTTGACTGTGAAGTTGATTTGGTAATTGATGTGGGAGATTTAAAATCAGATCATGCTTCAATGATTGTAGATTTGTCAAAAACAACTCCAAAAATAATAAGAAGGTAAGAGATTATGATTTAATCTCTTTTGTAATATTTACCTACTAATATGAATCCAAATATTAATGTTAGTATTACTAATGCCAATTCAGTTCCTGTAGCATGTTTTAGCAAACTGACTGATTTATTTTCTATTTTTGATTTAGTATTATCTTCAAGGTCTTTAGTTTGATTTTTAAAAATTAATGCAGTAGCATTTTCAGTTTCATTTTCTTCAAATATTGTTGTATTTTCTTGTGTTTTGTTTTCGGTTATGTTTTCTTGTGGTATTGTTGTATTTTCTTGTGTTTTGTTTTCGGTTATGTTTTCTTGTGGTATTGTTGTATTTTCTTGTTTTTCTGTTGTATTGTTTTCAACTTCAACGGGAATGTCTCTGTAAGTAATTTTGTATCCGAAGAAGTTTTGATGATTGTTTTTATCTGTACCTAATACCTCAAAATCAAAAAATGCTTCGGTTGTTTCATTGATTTTTTTAATTGCACCATGGTCTGGAATTGTTAAATTAACGGAAATATCCTTGATTTGCTGAACTAAAGCTTTGTTGAAATTAAAATTATCGCTGAATGCCCAAATTATTTTTTGGGTATCAATTTTGTTTTTTACTGCAATATCATGAAATTCAACAAAGAAAGTCTTCAAATAATGTCCGATTGACTCACCATTTTTATTGTTTATTGCAGCAGTTGTGTCTTTAACTTCAAATTCATCATTGACTTTTGCTTCTTGGTCTCCATAATTGATGCAGTATCCGTTGTATCCATCTTCAAAAGTAATGTTGAAATGTCCATTTTCTTTTGATTTTACAGTCTCTCCGATTCTGTTTTTTTCTTCTTCATCAGTTTTGCTTTCTTTTTCCTCTTCAACATTTCTTTGTGATACAAAGTCTTCTTGTTGCGCTGTGTTTGTATTTGCAACTTCATCTTCTGTGATGTTTTCAGCTGAAACAAAATTTACACCTGATGTGATTAGTAAAAAGATTGTAAAAATTGTAATTATTCTTTTTTTCAAATTTTTCACCTCTTTGCTTTGTATTAATTGCGTTGTAAAAGGTTATATATAAAGTTAAGGTAACCAAACGGTCACTTTTGCTTAAATTTAATTAATATGTCTTATTTTTCCGTAATTTTTAAAATATGTTGGTTTTATTAATTTTTAGCTAATTAAACTGGTTTTTTTCCTAACTGCAATTAATTAATATATCATGAAAAACAATATTTTATCATGAAAGTGTTGGCTAATTTTGAAGATAATCATAAAATCCAATCCAATTCCGCATTGGATGTTTTGTTGGGTGGAGGTTTTGAAAAAGGTACAATCACCCAAATATTCGGACCTCCCAGTTCAGGTAAAAGCAATATTGCATTAACATTGGCAGTCAATGTTGCAAAAAATAATAGAAAAGTGATTTATATAGATACTGAAGGCGGAATTTCAATTGACAGGATTAAACAGATTTCAGGATCTGATTTTTCAAAAGTAGCTAACAACATAATTGTTTTTGAACCGACTAGTTTTATAGAACAAAATGAAAACTTGCGGTCAATTGATGTTTGGCTTAGAAAAAATCATGATGAAGTTGATTTGCTGGTTTTGGACTCTGCAGTTGCTCTCTACAGGGTTGATGACATGAAATCCGCTAAATTAAATAAGGAATTGGGTAAACAGATGGGAGTGTTGTCCAAGATTGCAAGACAATACGATATCGCAGTAATATTGACAAATCAGATATATAATGCATTTGACGATGAAGGAAATAATGATGTCAAGGCAGTTGGCGGAACTATTTTGCAGTACTGGAGCAAAGTAATACTTCAATTGGAGCGCGGTGAAGAAATCAACCAAAGAATCGCCACTTTGATTCGCCACAGAAGTATTCCTGAAGGCAAAAAGGCCACTTTTTCAATAACTTCTCAGGGCATTATTTAGGTACTTTTATTAATAATTAAAAATATATATTTATTTTGGAATTGTTTGAGCTGATAATATGAGGGAAAAGGATTTTGATATTAAAACACCCAAAAAAAAGTTTCAAAAAACTGAACGGGTACCTCCAAAAGGTTATGATAATGCAAATGACTTTTTTGAGGATATGTATATGGATGAAGACATGATTTGGATGGGTCAAAATACAAACCATCTGCATGACGATACAATAGCCAATGCCATGATTGATGCAATTCACCAAAAGACATATTGCAAATATCCTGCCCCTGAAGGATTTTCTGAACTTAAACAATTGATTTTAGATGATTTGGATTTAGAGGAATTCGAAGTTTTACTGACTTCCGGTGCAACCGAATCTTTATATTTGGTCATGCAAGCGTTATTGGAATCTGAAGACAATGTAATCTTATCTGATCCTGGTTACTTTATTATTGGAGACTTTGCAAACAGATTTGCAGGCGAAGTCAGATATGTTCCTATTTACTATGAAGAAAATGACTATAAGCTGACTCCGGATTTGGTGAGGAAAAATATGGACGAAAACACTCGTATGATTATTTTAATCGAC
Proteins encoded:
- the radB gene encoding DNA repair and recombination protein RadB, whose product is MKVLANFEDNHKIQSNSALDVLLGGGFEKGTITQIFGPPSSGKSNIALTLAVNVAKNNRKVIYIDTEGGISIDRIKQISGSDFSKVANNIIVFEPTSFIEQNENLRSIDVWLRKNHDEVDLLVLDSAVALYRVDDMKSAKLNKELGKQMGVLSKIARQYDIAVILTNQIYNAFDDEGNNDVKAVGGTILQYWSKVILQLERGEEINQRIATLIRHRSIPEGKKATFSITSQGII